In Spirochaetota bacterium, a genomic segment contains:
- the ftsA gene encoding cell division protein FtsA, with the protein MKEDTILDNIVVGLDIGTTKTCAVIGFLNENKQVEVVGVGVAPSKGLKNGIIVNIDNTVSSIVKAIEDAELMAGCEVSSVFVGVTGQHIKGENSRGVVAVANRSRTITPLEMKRVIEAAQAIVIPMDREIIHVLSKEFAVDDQTGIKDPIGMSGVRLEAEVHIITASTTSIQNLVKSINKAGFTCNDIVFSPLASAEATLSRDEKDLGVALVDIGGGTTDIIIFIEGGVAYSAVLGIGGIHVTNDISIGLRTPIDSAEVIKKKYGCAVVDLVDASETIEVPSVGGRAPRRLFRHELAQIIEPRMIEIMEMIDNELVKSGKKEILAAGVVLTGGGSMIEGTVEAAERVFGMPVRIGVPENIAGLKDVVSTPVYSNGVGLLKYGTKMSQVRQTRKTKSAFTSFKDKLKQIFNDYL; encoded by the coding sequence ATGAAAGAAGATACCATATTGGATAACATCGTAGTTGGCCTTGATATTGGCACAACAAAAACCTGTGCAGTCATTGGTTTTTTAAATGAAAATAAGCAGGTTGAGGTTGTGGGTGTTGGAGTTGCACCTTCAAAAGGTTTAAAGAATGGCATAATTGTGAATATTGATAATACCGTATCATCAATTGTTAAAGCGATAGAAGATGCAGAACTCATGGCAGGCTGTGAAGTAAGCTCGGTGTTTGTTGGTGTTACTGGGCAGCATATAAAAGGGGAAAACTCAAGAGGTGTTGTGGCTGTTGCAAACAGAAGCAGAACAATAACACCATTGGAAATGAAACGGGTTATTGAGGCAGCACAGGCAATTGTTATTCCAATGGACAGGGAAATAATTCATGTGTTGTCAAAAGAATTTGCAGTTGATGACCAAACTGGAATTAAAGATCCAATTGGTATGAGCGGGGTGAGGCTTGAAGCGGAGGTACATATAATTACCGCTTCAACTACCAGCATACAAAATCTGGTTAAATCAATTAATAAGGCTGGGTTCACTTGCAATGATATTGTATTTTCGCCGCTTGCTTCTGCAGAGGCTACATTAAGCCGTGATGAAAAGGACCTTGGTGTGGCACTTGTGGATATTGGTGGGGGCACAACAGATATTATTATCTTTATTGAGGGAGGAGTAGCATATTCTGCAGTGTTGGGCATTGGTGGCATTCATGTGACCAACGATATATCCATAGGCTTGAGGACGCCAATAGATTCTGCAGAAGTAATTAAAAAGAAATATGGTTGTGCAGTGGTTGATTTGGTTGATGCTTCGGAAACCATTGAGGTACCATCAGTTGGAGGAAGGGCTCCACGGCGGTTGTTTAGGCATGAGCTTGCACAGATTATTGAACCGCGTATGATTGAAATAATGGAGATGATTGATAATGAGCTAGTAAAAAGCGGCAAAAAGGAAATACTGGCGGCAGGGGTGGTGCTGACGGGTGGTGGCAGTATGATTGAAGGAACGGTGGAAGCAGCTGAAAGGGTATTTGGCATGCCAGTACGAATAGGTGTTCCTGAAAATATAGCAGGGTTGAAGGACGTTGTGTCAACCCCTGTATATTCAAATGGTGTTGGCCTTTTAAAATATGGAACTAAGATGAGCCAGGTAAGGCAAACAAGAAAGACCAAAAGTGCATTTACCAGTTTCAAGGATAAGTTAAAGCAGATTTTTAATGATTATTTATAA
- a CDS encoding 3'-5' exonuclease — translation MESKVKYVVFDIESIPDATLIKQVKYPHLQISEHDAVIRFQEEILNISDGSTWFIPVTFQLPVVVSMLEVDEKFFPIRMRTLDEPQFRIEQVVRQFWEVIEGEYNDASFVTFNGRGFDFPLMELMAFRFGVTAKRHFKDKFASRFRFGTKHIDLHDWLSNYSAIKMQGGLNLLAKVIGKPGKVEMTGDDVYDLYKAGKITEIHEYCVSDVLDTYFVFLRTRVMVGELSPERENTIVQQTRAFLEQHKSTCRGFEQYLLNWK, via the coding sequence GTGGAATCAAAAGTTAAATATGTGGTTTTTGATATAGAGTCAATACCTGATGCAACCTTAATAAAGCAGGTAAAATATCCTCATCTACAAATAAGCGAACACGATGCTGTTATCAGGTTTCAGGAAGAGATACTGAATATATCGGACGGTTCAACATGGTTTATACCTGTTACATTTCAGTTGCCGGTAGTAGTTTCAATGCTTGAGGTTGATGAAAAGTTTTTCCCCATACGAATGCGAACGCTGGATGAGCCACAGTTCAGGATTGAACAGGTTGTAAGGCAATTCTGGGAAGTTATAGAAGGGGAATATAATGATGCTTCTTTTGTTACTTTTAATGGGAGGGGTTTTGATTTCCCTTTAATGGAACTTATGGCATTCAGGTTTGGTGTAACTGCTAAGCGGCATTTTAAAGATAAGTTTGCTTCACGATTCAGGTTTGGAACCAAACATATTGACCTTCATGATTGGTTATCCAATTATAGTGCAATAAAGATGCAAGGTGGATTAAATTTGCTTGCCAAGGTAATTGGCAAACCTGGCAAGGTAGAAATGACTGGTGATGATGTGTATGATCTTTATAAAGCAGGAAAAATAACCGAAATACACGAATATTGTGTGTCGGATGTGCTTGATACATACTTTGTATTTTTACGTACCCGTGTGATGGTAGGTGAACTGAGCCCTGAAAGGGAAAATACAATTGTACAACAGACCAGAGCATTCCTGGAGCAACATAAATCCACATGCAGAGGATTTGAACAATATTTACTTAACTGGAAGTAG
- the murC gene encoding UDP-N-acetylmuramate--L-alanine ligase, which translates to MFRKSKKLHFIGIGGIGMSGIAEILINLGYEVSGSDLRESEQTKRLQKLGATIYIGHYPSNIKDYHVVVTSSAINKNNPELIEARNRKIPIIHRSEMLAELVRLKHGIGVAGTHGKTTTSSMLAYVLYHGGLNPTAVVGGKVLNFGSNARVGQGEYIVFEADESDGSFLKLLPTIGVVTNIDADHLDYYKYFEGIKEAFITYMNNIPFYGYSVVCIDDPVVYELLPRIERPFVTYGFHAKADFRASDIQLLNGSTQYSCYFKEDKLGTIVLNLLGKHNIINSLAVVAVALELGLSFEVIADAIAAFKGVGRRLEKIGEANGILVVDDYGHHPTEIRATLQAIKQLGRRVVVVFQPHRYSRTQYLYDEFGQAFTMADELLLTEIYPAGEEPIDGVSSQLIQQAVKKHEGRDVAIISHLDEVPEYVCRVARKGDVILTLGAGDIYKAAPKILSSIEGKGATS; encoded by the coding sequence GTGTTTAGAAAATCTAAAAAGCTACATTTTATTGGAATTGGCGGAATAGGAATGTCCGGTATTGCCGAGATATTAATTAATCTGGGATATGAAGTTTCAGGTTCTGATCTGCGGGAATCGGAACAGACCAAACGATTGCAAAAATTAGGAGCAACAATATATATTGGTCATTACCCTTCAAATATTAAGGATTACCACGTTGTTGTTACGTCTAGTGCAATTAATAAAAACAATCCTGAGCTTATAGAAGCAAGGAACCGTAAAATACCTATTATCCATCGCTCAGAAATGCTTGCTGAACTAGTACGTTTGAAACATGGTATTGGTGTAGCCGGTACACATGGCAAAACTACAACATCATCCATGCTTGCGTATGTACTGTATCATGGAGGTCTTAATCCAACCGCTGTTGTGGGTGGAAAGGTCCTTAACTTTGGAAGCAATGCACGAGTAGGTCAGGGAGAATACATAGTGTTTGAAGCAGATGAATCAGATGGTTCGTTCCTTAAGCTGTTGCCAACTATAGGTGTGGTTACCAATATTGATGCCGATCATCTTGATTACTATAAATATTTTGAAGGCATTAAAGAAGCGTTTATCACCTATATGAACAATATACCTTTTTATGGCTATTCGGTGGTATGTATTGATGATCCGGTTGTTTATGAACTTTTGCCACGAATTGAAAGGCCTTTTGTAACTTATGGATTTCATGCAAAAGCAGATTTCAGAGCAAGCGACATTCAGTTGTTAAATGGTTCTACACAATATAGTTGTTATTTTAAAGAGGATAAATTGGGGACTATAGTTCTTAATTTATTGGGCAAGCATAATATTATTAATTCACTGGCTGTTGTGGCAGTTGCCCTGGAATTGGGTTTATCATTTGAAGTGATTGCTGATGCTATCGCCGCATTTAAAGGTGTTGGTAGGCGCCTTGAAAAAATTGGTGAAGCAAATGGCATCCTTGTTGTGGATGACTATGGTCATCACCCAACAGAAATACGAGCAACGCTTCAAGCCATAAAACAGTTGGGTAGGCGAGTTGTTGTTGTTTTTCAGCCGCATCGGTATTCTAGAACTCAGTATCTGTATGATGAGTTTGGGCAAGCTTTTACTATGGCTGATGAATTGTTGTTAACTGAAATTTATCCTGCAGGAGAGGAGCCAATAGATGGAGTAAGCAGCCAGTTAATACAGCAGGCAGTCAAAAAACATGAAGGCAGAGATGTAGCAATCATATCGCATCTAGATGAAGTGCCTGAATATGTATGCAGGGTAGCCAGAAAAGGAGATGTAATTTTAACATTGGGAGCAGGTGATATTTATAAAGCTGCACCAAAAATCCTTTCTTCAATTGAAGGCAAGGGAGCAACTTCATGA
- a CDS encoding HEAT repeat domain-containing protein, with protein MKKIMLLTLCVMFSFVIVSDGGMAQDKAKKSAKEYIADLSSSDEATVVAAEEWIADNKEKTALPKLQELLRSDSRVKVRLYAAIALGEIAKEEGAESLNNALLNDPSADVRYAALLGIARIGSKSSYDAVQKARESEQDPFIKDLIKKMEDKFKGK; from the coding sequence ATGAAAAAAATAATGCTATTAACATTATGTGTGATGTTTTCATTTGTCATAGTGTCTGATGGCGGGATGGCCCAGGATAAAGCAAAGAAAAGTGCAAAGGAATATATAGCCGATCTTTCAAGCAGCGATGAAGCTACTGTTGTGGCTGCAGAAGAGTGGATTGCTGATAACAAGGAAAAAACTGCATTGCCAAAATTGCAAGAACTTTTGCGAAGCGACAGCAGAGTAAAAGTAAGATTATACGCAGCCATAGCATTAGGTGAAATAGCAAAAGAAGAGGGAGCAGAGAGCCTTAATAATGCATTACTGAATGATCCAAGTGCTGATGTTCGTTATGCTGCTTTGCTTGGCATAGCTCGTATTGGATCTAAAAGTTCGTATGATGCTGTACAGAAAGCACGGGAAAGTGAGCAAGATCCATTTATCAAGGACCTTATCAAAAAGATGGAAGATAAATTCAAAGGAAAATAA
- a CDS encoding response regulator, which yields MNTILIVDHTDYKNELQKYLLTNYTVLVAESAYDAITTLNMHDVDLVISQVELPGDNAFDLYNYLQKHYTYIPAIMITEKDIDTFFDKIFSQGIGNVLKIPVNMNEFTSLVNKIISRKNIFGLEHYVSNILNNKAIRINSSKQIQPAVDTILATIESWGFTIANKSILYLILNEMIINAVYHSHGYTQEKEMRIPIELKEGQFVDITFCCNPTTYAIAITDYQGTLTKEKILQSIHKAIEQEQLILKAAQTGEDISDKISETGRGIDLMRKLASEFYFVIHRNKRTEIILLFDSDQTKKSSSLKIIENIQ from the coding sequence ATGAACACCATATTAATAGTTGACCACACCGATTATAAAAATGAATTACAGAAATATTTGCTGACCAATTATACTGTATTGGTTGCGGAATCAGCGTATGATGCAATTACTACACTAAACATGCATGATGTAGACCTTGTGATATCACAGGTTGAGCTTCCTGGTGACAATGCATTTGACCTTTATAATTATTTGCAAAAACATTATACGTATATTCCTGCCATAATGATTACTGAAAAAGACATAGATACTTTTTTTGATAAGATCTTTTCACAGGGTATTGGCAATGTATTAAAAATACCGGTTAACATGAATGAATTTACATCTCTTGTTAACAAAATTATTTCCCGCAAAAATATATTTGGACTTGAACACTATGTAAGCAATATTCTAAACAACAAAGCAATTAGAATCAATTCTTCAAAACAAATTCAACCTGCTGTGGATACTATCCTTGCCACTATTGAATCATGGGGATTTACAATTGCAAACAAAAGTATTTTATATCTGATTCTGAACGAGATGATTATTAATGCAGTCTACCATTCGCATGGCTATACACAGGAAAAAGAAATGCGTATACCTATAGAACTCAAAGAAGGTCAATTTGTGGATATTACCTTTTGCTGCAATCCAACAACATACGCAATAGCAATCACCGATTATCAGGGTACACTCACTAAAGAAAAAATACTTCAAAGCATTCATAAAGCCATTGAACAGGAACAGCTAATCCTCAAAGCTGCTCAAACAGGAGAAGATATCAGTGATAAAATATCAGAAACCGGACGCGGGATTGACCTCATGCGCAAATTGGCTTCTGAATTTTATTTTGTTATACACCGTAATAAAAGAACCGAAATCATATTGCTATTTGATTCAGATCAAACAAAAAAATCCAGTTCATTAAAAATTATTGAGAATATCCAATAA
- a CDS encoding SpoIIE family protein phosphatase: protein MSIYKKIFYHYVVCLLCFVIPSCNTDVAIKAYVNNGIIDLRNIENTISRPINLEGTWKFYWHYLIENNDQLKLQNPVVAYITVPRPWNKQKHFKSYPSHGYGTYHITILHSKSTVGKIMFLKMPFTFTSHSVYINGILSAHSGFVATSKDKMIPNQLPAIIQFIVKSPKTDIYIQVANFQQRNGGIIHPIYYGTPQVIKNLHNKSIYLQLFVFASLFIIGIYHLGLYLINKSKQNIFLGLFSLIVALRILVINDMLLICFFSPPWGLNFRLSYLTITLSPILFCHFVDSLYKGTIKRHYILINDSYFGLFTLFVCVASLHIVSASLIFIQLALVCISFYLLIILFKETGKNLKTKRLFYFGLIAGFCCLINDIFFSHQIVKTVNTSHFGILIFVVTQTLIAFEEYINQQQRLIILSNEMDVARKIQRNILPPVSPRLSGASIDVLYLPVNSIGGDFYHFFNIDNKHAGIFIADVTGHGIPASIIASTVNIAFTLQYKYAEHPEKVLTNINNLLIGKTGNQPISALYCYLDTENMVVRFCGAGNPYPIYLNAATGSIEEIKTKGNVIGVFPSMVFDSTQIKIHNGDRIILYTDGLIDITNKFKHYYDIELLINSIHKIKHLKGSEFLNRLIDEALLWAESKENITDDITIITIDIG, encoded by the coding sequence ATGTCAATCTACAAAAAGATTTTTTATCATTATGTTGTATGTTTATTATGTTTTGTAATTCCATCCTGCAATACTGATGTTGCTATTAAAGCTTATGTAAATAATGGAATAATCGACCTTAGAAATATTGAAAACACTATCTCACGCCCAATAAATTTAGAAGGGACTTGGAAGTTTTACTGGCATTATTTAATAGAAAATAATGACCAATTAAAATTACAAAACCCCGTGGTTGCATATATTACTGTTCCCCGACCATGGAATAAACAAAAACATTTTAAATCTTATCCATCGCACGGTTACGGAACGTATCATATTACAATTTTGCATTCTAAAAGTACAGTTGGCAAAATTATGTTCTTGAAAATGCCCTTCACTTTTACTTCTCACTCTGTATACATCAATGGAATTCTTTCGGCACATAGCGGATTTGTTGCTACCAGCAAAGACAAAATGATACCTAACCAGTTGCCTGCAATCATACAATTTATAGTAAAATCACCAAAAACCGATATTTACATTCAGGTGGCTAATTTTCAGCAACGCAATGGCGGCATTATACATCCAATTTATTATGGAACTCCCCAGGTAATTAAAAACTTACACAATAAATCTATTTACCTTCAACTTTTTGTTTTTGCTTCATTGTTTATAATTGGTATCTACCATTTAGGATTATATCTTATCAATAAATCAAAACAAAATATCTTTTTAGGACTTTTTTCACTTATAGTTGCTTTACGCATTCTTGTTATCAACGACATGCTTTTAATATGCTTCTTTAGCCCACCATGGGGCCTTAATTTCAGGCTTTCATACTTGACGATAACTCTATCGCCTATACTCTTTTGTCATTTTGTAGACAGTTTGTATAAAGGCACAATTAAAAGGCATTATATATTGATAAACGATAGTTATTTTGGATTATTTACTTTATTTGTGTGTGTAGCTTCTCTCCATATTGTATCAGCTTCCCTGATATTTATTCAATTAGCCCTTGTATGTATCAGCTTTTATCTTCTTATTATTCTTTTTAAAGAAACAGGTAAAAATTTAAAAACAAAACGGCTATTTTACTTTGGTCTTATTGCTGGTTTTTGTTGCCTCATAAACGATATATTCTTTTCACATCAGATAGTAAAAACAGTAAATACAAGCCATTTTGGTATCCTTATATTTGTTGTAACCCAAACTTTAATTGCATTTGAGGAATATATAAATCAACAACAACGCCTGATAATTCTATCAAATGAAATGGATGTAGCCAGAAAAATTCAAAGAAATATTTTGCCGCCAGTATCTCCCAGGCTTTCAGGTGCTTCAATTGATGTTCTATATTTGCCGGTGAATTCTATAGGAGGTGATTTTTACCATTTTTTTAATATTGATAACAAACATGCAGGGATATTCATAGCAGATGTTACTGGCCATGGAATACCTGCATCAATAATAGCATCTACAGTAAATATCGCATTCACTTTACAGTATAAATATGCTGAACATCCAGAAAAGGTGCTAACAAATATCAATAATTTACTTATTGGAAAAACTGGTAATCAACCAATTAGTGCTTTATACTGCTATCTTGACACTGAAAACATGGTAGTTCGTTTTTGTGGGGCAGGAAATCCTTACCCTATTTATCTCAATGCTGCAACAGGTTCTATTGAAGAAATCAAAACTAAAGGCAATGTAATTGGCGTGTTCCCATCAATGGTCTTTGACAGCACTCAAATCAAAATACATAATGGTGATAGGATAATTCTTTATACTGATGGACTTATAGATATTACCAATAAATTTAAGCATTACTACGATATAGAATTGCTTATAAACTCAATCCATAAAATCAAACATCTAAAAGGCAGTGAATTTTTAAATAGGCTTATTGATGAAGCATTACTTTGGGCAGAAAGCAAAGAAAACATTACCGATGATATAACAATTATCACAATAGATATAGGCTAA
- the ftsZ gene encoding cell division protein FtsZ: MFKFEEEPQMNTIIKVVGVGGAGNNAVNRMIATGLEGVDYIVVNTDAQQLKASLAQNRIQIGAKLTRGLGAGADPAIGREAALEDRDKLEKALKGADMVFITAGMGGGTGTGAAPIVAEVAKACGALVVGVVTKPFRVEGRRRMQHAEEGIRNLKEKVDTIIVIPNDLLLKIIDRNTPIDQAFKLADDILRQGVQGIADIIMVTGLVNVDFADVRTVMKETGDAIMGVGIGVGENRAIEATQMAINSPLLEESGIDGAKAVLLNIAGGNDLSLHEVNEVTDIINKQVDPDANIIFGATIDPALDDKIRVTVIATGFDRKLNILHRPNELDRATGTPLTVIEGRNNKERVEKKVPVQMKSFSLDYEKRRVKDYSHEDLDIPAFLRRSADSQ, translated from the coding sequence ATGTTTAAATTTGAAGAAGAACCACAAATGAACACTATTATCAAGGTTGTTGGTGTTGGAGGTGCAGGCAATAATGCTGTAAACAGGATGATTGCAACAGGCCTTGAAGGTGTGGACTACATCGTTGTGAATACGGATGCCCAGCAGTTGAAAGCCTCTTTAGCTCAAAACAGGATACAGATAGGAGCTAAATTAACAAGAGGGTTAGGAGCAGGTGCTGATCCAGCAATTGGAAGAGAAGCTGCTCTGGAAGATAGGGATAAGCTGGAAAAGGCATTGAAGGGAGCGGATATGGTATTTATCACTGCGGGTATGGGCGGTGGTACAGGGACAGGAGCTGCGCCTATCGTTGCTGAAGTGGCAAAAGCATGTGGGGCACTTGTAGTAGGTGTTGTTACCAAGCCATTCCGCGTTGAAGGTAGAAGGAGAATGCAGCATGCCGAGGAAGGGATTAGAAACCTTAAAGAAAAGGTTGATACGATAATTGTTATCCCCAATGACTTATTGTTAAAAATTATTGATCGCAATACCCCTATAGATCAAGCGTTTAAACTGGCAGATGATATATTGCGTCAGGGCGTGCAGGGAATAGCAGATATTATTATGGTAACAGGTTTGGTAAATGTTGATTTTGCAGATGTCCGCACTGTCATGAAAGAAACTGGCGATGCAATTATGGGAGTTGGTATTGGTGTTGGTGAAAACAGAGCTATTGAAGCAACACAGATGGCAATAAACAGCCCATTGCTAGAGGAATCGGGCATTGATGGAGCAAAGGCAGTGTTGCTTAATATAGCTGGTGGCAATGATTTATCGCTACATGAAGTAAATGAGGTAACAGATATTATTAATAAACAGGTTGATCCAGATGCAAACATCATTTTTGGAGCTACTATCGACCCTGCACTTGATGACAAAATAAGGGTAACAGTGATAGCAACGGGTTTTGACCGCAAGCTTAATATATTACATCGCCCCAACGAATTGGATAGAGCTACTGGAACTCCATTGACTGTGATTGAAGGTAGAAATAATAAGGAAAGAGTAGAAAAGAAAGTTCCTGTGCAGATGAAGTCATTTTCTCTTGATTATGAAAAAAGAAGAGTAAAAGACTATTCACATGAGGATCTGGATATACCAGCATTCCTGCGACGCAGTGCAGATTCGCAGTAA